GAAGGGACAGCAGCTGACAGCATGAGCAGATATACTGGCAGGTCCCCTATCTTTGGCTTCACGTTCGTCTCCTGTGAAGGTGATGTTGTTCCTGCCCAACACCTCGAAAACTCTGGAGGGAACCAAGCCGGACTCGAGGTTCTGAAAGGCATTTgtccaccccccccccccccacacacacacacatacaaacttCATCTTTTAATGTGCGTCGCGCGACGCTTAAGCAAATGAGGAGGGGACGCCTAGCACCCCAACTTCAAATGGCTGTGGGGCCTCCTTTCCCCAGATACCGTGGTCACCGTCCTCGTGCTTTGGGGCCAGCTTTTCCCAGACACTGGCCCGAGCAAGCCACGCAAACGCGGCACCCCACTGGTGCGTTCATCCCCTTCGCACCCACCTCCGGAAACCTTCCGGAAGCGGAGGAACCTCCGGTGCGGTACCCCCTGCCGTGCTGTAACGGACCCTACTGCATCAGGTAAGTACCGAGCGAGGGGCTGCCAGGGGGCGTCGTCATTACTCTCTCGCCAACCTGTTTTACCATCGCCTCCGCCGCGTTCCCGTATTCCCCTGACACCCCCTCTGCCACTGAGTGCTTCTCACTGTCGTAATAGCAGTCCCGCAATCGTCGCAGCACGGTTGTGCGCATGATACTTCGTCAAACTCCAGAAGACGACGTTTCCGCCACTCCCCACGCCGCACAGGTAGCATTTACTACTAACGCGGGCGCGGCTAACGGACCATCAGCGCAATGATGTAGCACCTGAGCGGGGCTCGTCCCCGGTGAATCACCGTTGTCGACGTTTGGAAACTTCTCTTTAACGATCTTCTTTGCATCACCTTCGTCTCGATGTGGCCGCATCGCCAACTCAGTTGTAACGTTGCCCGCGCTTATTCATCTCTAGCTTTCCATCGCTATTGTaagtttgcttttttaaacttCCACCCCGGACCCCAGCtgcctttatttctttacgTACGACCCGGATGTCGCCCGTATTCCCGCAAATCCACGGCTGCGCTCGAACCGCTCTCCATCCGAATAACCAAAGACCACAGCTACACCTTgtgttcctctttcttttactcGGGAGCCAGCGAACCTTGATGCTCCGTGAGGCTTTTGGACAATGTGGGAAGATGTTTTGCCCCTCTTCATCGTCCTCCAGTGGAAAGGGCAAGCCACTGAACCGAAGACGTAGAGGTCCCCCTGCATCATTTTCGACAGTTGCTTGGCTCTGCATCAGGATGTTTGTGATACCAGTTTGCGGTTTCCCGTTTTCATAACGTTTCTCTACCTTTCCACTTCCACCCCTCGTtgcctcttccttccttccttcccttggAGACGGCAGGTTCGGTTTGGCGTCTGCCAATGTCATTGCATGTTCTGCTACTTCCTGACCCCTGCCGGTAAGCATGtaactttgtttctttatgCGGTTTGTCGCTGTATCGCATCTCGGGAAGAATGAAAAGCTTGCCGAGCATTCCATTGGTTTTCTAGCTTTGTCCAGCTGAAACTCAAGAGGTGAATTCAACTCAGCTCATTCATCATGGGGCGTACCCAAGCCCGTTCTCCCCCcacctctttttcatcctcCCGATCGCTAAGCCGTCTACACTCGTTTCTGTGCCTTTTTTAAAGGGCCACCCCGTGGAACCATCCAAAGCGCCTCGAAGGTGACAACGCAGAACTATGTAAGAAAAGTTTTCCTTACCCTGGTGAGTTGCACCTTCTCCGGAGCAGGTCTAATGCCTCGGAAGAGGTAAGTTTGATGTGTGACTGGTCTCAAGCCGCCCTAAAATGACCCATTTTCTTCATCACATTCCTTCTCGGTGACGCTCATCAAAACATCCGAGATCCAAGTTGGTCACGTCTGTGGAcagtttccccttcccctatCTGCGATTTTTACCGCTAATTCATTTTTCACCATGCCACGGTGGGGGGCCCCATTTGTACCGAGTTCGCCAACCCCCTTCATGAGCATGAAAACTTCCTTCTATGTCAGTGGAACGCCCCGTTTTTTACCTGAGTTTCGTATGTTTTCAGGGTAACTAGAAATGGTACGGAGTCACTCTGAGTGCCACAACCCTAACCCTTTTCAGAAACTTTGCGGGCCCTGGTCTCACAGCAGCGCTGCCCACTTTTCGACTGCGCGGCGGTCTCCCGGCCCCCTTGCACAACACAGTAGCACCATCGGCGCTGTCAAGTATGAAAGGTGCGCCACCGGATAGTATATTCAATTTGAAGAGGCCACTAGTCAGGCTCGAATGTtgcggggggggggcatATATTTTAGCCATTCTCACCACCAACACCTCTGCCTCGTCCGACACATGTCTCTTCAGCCCccacaaaagaagaggcTCGTGTGCGTGACTTTTGAAGCTTACCAAAATGTGCGCACTGCGAATGGGGAAACTACCTTATCCATGTTGTTACGCTAATCATCGGAAATAACCAAGCCCATGCCGTAGGGATTGCCTGAGAACACTGGCTTTCGACAGCCTCGCCGGATGTTCCCTTCTCTGTTTCCGTTTCGCCCAGCCCTACGTCGGCATCTTGCAAATCCCTTTTTTAGTGGTGGTCAGTTGCCCATCCCCCACCATGTCACCATCATTTCCTTAGGACAACAAGCCAGTTGCAATATTGGCTGCCAGCCACTTCAATAGTTACACATGGTTATTGTCTTTCCGAAGGGGCAAAAGCCATAATGGTTTCACCCAGTGGCAAGTATTTCTTTGCATCGAAAAGGAACAGAGTGTCCTTCACGCTCCTCTTCTTGCTCTCCATTTCGGTGGGGTATTTGCTCGAAACTTAATCAGCTTCGGCCTAGCTGTCTTGGGAACCTCTCGCAAGTTTTTCCGCGCATCTCTTGTAGGCCGAAGAGTAGGGCCTAATAGCCCTGACATCCTCGTCTGGATCATTCATTCCCCCACACGCTGTGTGGCACAATACTGTTGGCGCCGCTGCCCCTAAACAACCTGTTTCCTGTCTCCTCGGAAGACGCGTCTATGAAAGGGCCCTTCAACCATTGGATGGTGCTGTCGAATCCTCCCTGAAGGATAGGCTTAAATTGATTGCGACACGCCTTCCCGTGTGTCGGAACTGATCCGtccacaaagaaagaagcgCCGGAAGCCGAGTTTCCTGTTCAGTGCTCCGCTCTGTCTACCCATTTTTCTGAGCAAACCGAGATCCAGCACCAGTCCTTGCGGCGCCTCGCGTGTTGGTGCGGGGTTCCGCAACATTCTGCCTACTGTTCCATCCCTCGCCGTTCCGTTGTGCAGAAAACTATCCATCCGCTTCGTGATGTGTCGGGCAAGGGAGAAGCCCTCAGACATGCGGGTAGCACGGCCATGTTTAACCAACCTGAATGCACAAACACAGTCTGCTAATGAGCCCATGGTGTTTCGTGACGTTTCTTCCACAGCTCAGGTTCCAACGAGTTATTctgtgctgttggttgccGGATACTACCCTGATACCAGGTTGTTGTGTCTGCAACCGACTCTCGTGTGAGTTTTGATGCAATCCAACGGTGATCTGCCATATTAGCTTCCACACTTTCGCCGTTACCGTCACCGACCGGAAGTGTGATGACAACGAAAAGTTAAGTCGGCCCTGGAAGACCCATAGCTCATCCAGCTTCTGCTTCCATAATCTTTGGGTACCGTAAAAATTTGTTGAACAACTTCGACTGTTACCGGGAAACATTGATGTGCTTGTGTTCGGGCTTCTCATAACAAACGTTGCCCTCGTCTGTGGCAACCCTgtttgaaagaaaaacgagACCACCTCTGATAGCATTTGGCACCCCACTGGTTCCGGTGGCCATTTCCTCGCACTTTCTTTGATATGCCGAGCCTGTTATTCATTGTGCGTAACTGTTACTTCGTGCTGGGACGCCGTTACATTTTTCGTCGGTTCCAAGGAACGCAAAAGCACAGCATCGGCACCGTTGCCGGCGCCGTCACCCCCGGGGAGTAACTCCAGCGGAGGCGTGGAACGAATCTGCAGAAAAGGAATCACATTGATCCTGGCGGGCGGGGCCGCCGGGTCATGTGTGGGAGGGCGGCGGTTCGTTCGTGGCACCGGGGGAGAGAGCATTGTCATCGGGGTGACATCCTTGGGGCTGCTGCGAGGAGCTTTCGGGTGCGAGAAAACCGCGCCAACCGTGCAGAGCTGTTGCGGGGGGAGGAGGCCGGCGCGTCAACTCGAGTGGGGTTGTGGCAAGTCGCTTGGGCCGTGCTCGGTGCTATCAATGGGAGAGACCAGGCGGCCGCGCCGAGCAAGAGGCGCCCCCGACTGGTAGCGAAGTTTTTCGGGGAACCGttaccccctccccccacttGAGGCATGGCTGGGTTGATGGTTGTTCAGAAGGTGCTTTGGCTTTGTTTACCGCCGGCGGTAGTGGGTTCTTTTGGGTGGGCGAGGTGTTCCCTTAGGGATCTCCCTTCCCTGGGATGGCGAAATATGATCGGCACACATTGCTCGAACTGGTGCCGCTGACTGGGCACGGATGTGAGTGGTGGGTCCGTGCGGCGGAGTatacaaaggaagaaaagtagTGGGTATGGGTGTAGAAAGAGCCCCCAGGCTGCCGTACTGAGTTCGCTAGTAGAGAAGGATCGCTGATCGGCCACACCTTGAGGTCGGAAGAAGCGTTAGACCTGTGCACCCGGCCCTGTAGCCGAGGCGTTTTTGATATATGTTCAGGTTTCCAAGTGGGGAATAGTGGCTAGTTGACCACTGTGCGTCCGGAATTGaggtatgttttttttttttgtaagtCCGCGTTGAAGTGGTCTTCATATCCACTGGTGGTCAGTTTTCCACTCTCGTCCCTGGGAGTCACCCAttgttttctccccctttcttgtGAAGGCAACTGCATGTCACCTTGCACTTGACAGTATCACTGTACAAGGGCCTAATCACTGTGTTtatttactattatttttatttgcaTTATAATTCACTGTCGCCGTCATTGTTTCAACAATACTTCACTAGGGTAATGGTGTCTACGGGAAATGGACGTCGACAAATATAACTGTTCCGTTGTTTTTGATGATTTTAAGATTTCCATCGAGCAATGTGATTTTTATGCGCTTGATCAGGAGATGACCGGTGTCGATAACGGTGAGCGACCGCAGTCAGGAACAATGAGTTTGACAGAGCTTTACCAAGTTTCGCGGGACGTTGTCAACCGGTACATTGCCTTCCAGCTAGGTGTAACAGTTTTCAAGCGTGTTGATGGCGGATATGAGGTTAAACCATACaacttttatttattgaaaAGTGTGGGCGATTTTGTTGTGAATATTGAGTCACTGAAGTTCTTGGCAGACAACCACATGGATTTTCAGCGGTGGTTGGTGACAGGCATGCCGTATTGTGGTAAAGTGGACACAGGGTTGCGTGGTGATGAAGGGGGTTCTGTGTCTAGTTTAAGGAGAGGGTTATCCGAATACCTTGTTAGTCGAATAAAAAAGTGGTATAACAGCCCGTTGGCACGGGATGGCGAGTGTATTACTTTCAAAACTGTAATATGCGAAGAAATAGAGCGGTTGACTTTATCAAAACTTAAAGAAGAACAAGTTTTCGTTTCATTTGAGTATGATAAGTCGAGATGCATTGGATCACCGGTGTCGTTGACAGTTCACCGTGGAACGAGTCATTTCGCCAGCGGCCAAGGTAAGGAAATGGCCACACCTGATTTAGAGCCGATCAAAGTATGTGGGTTTCAACATTTTTGGAAGTGCTTAACCGATTGCAAGAAACCTATTGTTGGCCACAATTTTTGGCTTGACATTATGTTTATGGTTCAAATGCACGAAGGGCCTCTCCCCGAAGATTATGATACTTACAAGAGACTCGTTCACCAACTGTTCCCGTGCGTATACGATACGAAAACACTCGGCCGCGAGGTGATAATTAACAACTTATCTGAGTCTTTTTGTCTGAAAGATTTGTACGACAGATGCCTGGCCTCGAGGCTAAAATTGGGAAGGGCACCAGAGTTCTTTTTCCCACCAGGATTTGGTCGGTACGACCCAGACAGCCTTGAAAGTGAATGCAAAGCCCATGAAGCTGGGTACGATTCATACATGACGGGCGTGgctttttccatttgtagGGATTTGTACTGTAGCGGTGAAAATTCTACCTTGGATAAGTGGCGAAACATTGTTTCTGTGTACGGCAGCAATTACTATATGAATGTCAATGGCAAGGATAGTTTGAGGAGGTCTGCAACGTTTGTGGTGGAGTTTAGGGAGGAGATTGAGTATCCTTTTGGAGAGTTGCTTCTGTGTCGGGACGATGCATTCACAAATATGGATAGGGACGTGGAGTTATTACCGAGGGACTGTATTATATCATATGACAACAAAGGATTATGCAGGACGATAATAGTTGTGTTCGAAGATGATATTAGCGAAGATGAGGTACAAACGCGCATTGCGAATTCGGCGCGCCGTTGGAGTGAGGTTACTAAGGAGGCAAATGCTTATAATATAGTATTTCCCGAAATACTAAGTGTTTACCGTCTTAGTGGGTAGCTGGTTTGCGGAAGAACGCAGTGTGGTGCTGGTGCTCCCACTTGCGCAGTTGGACAAATTAGCGGCAGAAGCTGTTGTTGCACAAAGGCAAACTACCATTGTCATTGTTTTCAAAAATATTGCATGAGTCTCCCAACTCTTCCTCTCTATACAATGGACCCGAAGCTGGAGCTGTAATAGTGCATCAACATACGTAAGTACTCGTCTGCATCCGTATTTATGTGTGCCACCCAAGGGAAAGTATAACGGTATGTGCATATGTCAAGTGGTAACAGCTGAATAAAAATTTACttcgtcgtttttttttaaaagttgaGTGAccgtttgtttcgttttcttttaggTATGGTAGTTgcttatcttttttcctttccttttcggcGTGTATGTGCgtaattttttgtgtttaggCAATGCGGAGGAAAACGACACTAAATATTGGACAggttatttgtttttcttcctggaACGATGGCAGTGAGGGGTATGAGTGGAAATCCCGAGCACTATCGGAAAAGCGATCGTTGGCGCTTGAATTTCTCGGAAATGTGAATAAAAGAGTTTCTATTCACGATGCAATTCGTTTAAAGGCTGACATTAATAAAAAAGCCATAAGTAACGTTAGCTGCCCCAGTTTTTTTAGCGGCATTGAAGGCGCtgatgaagatgaggatCAAAGTGATATGAGCCTCTGTTCACTTTTAGGAGTGCTGGAGGGCGAGATTGAAACTGACTGCATTACACACCTTTCCCCTTCGGATGCCTCGCTTTTGAAGGAGGAATTCTTGTGCGATTATGATCCGTCGGATACAAAACGTATGGCCAAATGGGTGAATTTGAGATCGGAAACGTCGGACTACCAAAGTTATGGTGCGATCCCGGAGGGCGAGCGGAGTTTATGGTCCGCTTGGTACCTCCGCAGCATAAAGGCAGGAAAAAAACCTATCTAACGGAGTTACAGGTTGTTACATTAATttcgccttctttttttgtgtaataTAAAAATCATTTGGCGTTGTTTAAGACAATATTTGATTCAAGGGATATGAAGAGATAAATACCCCTAAAAGTTGAACAATATAATTGCCCTCGCATCTCCtgtgttttccccctcagtGATATAACGGAGAGCACGTAGCACTAGACgatagagagaaaaagagtcCGTGACAGCCCTGGGCATACGCGTATATAAACCAAAATTCTAAACGGCCAAATGAGGGctcttttgctcttttttgccGCTGCTTCTCTTATTCAAACGGTGTTGGTAGGCGGCGCTAGCGGAAATTCACAAAACACCGTTTCGATTTCCGGAGACACCCTTGGAGGGATCTTTTTGGGTTCGCTGGTAGGCGGTATCCTGATTTTCGCTGTCTTTATGCTGGCAAACATTGAATCACCCGAAGTACTGGGTCATCCTGAGAGGTGACATGAAGATGATGCCTGCTTCCACCGCTAGTTTCTTGGCcaccattgttttttttttaaaactagCGTATTGAAAAGGCAACCGTTTCCTCTAGGCATATTCCCCTTTCTCCAGCTAAAGAAAGGAATCGTCGGTTTCACAGGGAACACGGGGGAAAAGCAACGAATGCCATACTATTTGAGTTCCTTAACTCTGCAGCTATCTAAGgattcccccttttcttttccccttcctcctctacTTTTGAATTCCTgtgagagggatgtcatgcaaaaaaaaaagaaaaaatcgaGAATGTGATTCagtgtatgtatatacacatgtaACAGTTTCGtgattttttgttattccgttttttttcttgatgcgtcttttatcctttttctctttgtacCCGTTAGGCAGCTTCTCTAGTGGAAAAAGTAACATGGATACGCCCCCGATAAGTGATGACGATAAAGAGGTGATAGATCGGCTGTTTGCTTCCGATGTTCCGCAATCATTAAGCAGACATGCTGTATTGATACTGCATTATCACAGGACTGTTTTTGGTTCAATGGTGCCCTCTAACGTTCTTCTTGCAGGTTGTTTATTATATTCATGTAAATGGCTTTCA
This region of Trypanosoma brucei gambiense DAL972 chromosome 10, complete sequence genomic DNA includes:
- a CDS encoding T. brucei spp.-specific protein; the protein is MECSASFSFFPRCDTATNRIKKQSYMLTGRGQEVAEHAMTLADAKPNLPSPREGRKEEATRGGSGKVEKRYENGKPQTGITNILMQSQATVENDAGGPLRLRFSGLPFPLEDDEEGQNIFPHCPKASRSIKVRWLPSKRKRNTRCSCGLWLFGWRAVRAQPWICGNTGDIRVVRKEIKAAGVRGGSLKKQTYNSDGKLEMNKRGQRYN
- a CDS encoding ribonuclease, putative, which produces MDVDKYNCSVVFDDFKISIEQCDFYALDQEMTGVDNGERPQSGTMSLTELYQVSRDVVNRYIAFQLGVTVFKRVDGGYEVKPYNFYLLKSVGDFVVNIESLKFLADNHMDFQRWLVTGMPYCGKVDTGLRGDEGGSVSSLRRGLSEYLVSRIKKWYNSPLARDGECITFKTVICEEIERLTLSKLKEEQVFVSFEYDKSRCIGSPVSLTVHRGTSHFASGQGKEMATPDLEPIKVCGFQHFWKCLTDCKKPIVGHNFWLDIMFMVQMHEGPLPEDYDTYKRLVHQLFPCVYDTKTLGREVIINNLSESFCLKDLYDRCLASRLKLGRAPEFFFPPGFGRYDPDSLESECKAHEAGYDSYMTGVAFSICRDLYCSGENSTLDKWRNIVSVYGSNYYMNVNGKDSLRRSATFVVEFREEIEYPFGELLLCRDDAFTNMDRDVELLPRDCIISYDNKGLCRTIIVVFEDDISEDEVQTRIANSARRWSEVTKEANAYNIVFPEILSVYRLSG